The following proteins are encoded in a genomic region of Drosophila miranda strain MSH22 chromosome 4, D.miranda_PacBio2.1, whole genome shotgun sequence:
- the LOC108162736 gene encoding cytohesin-1 isoform X3, which produces MYKFLYRRIINKTKIKQIKDELCEVVSEMEVLEVPEDCKHSNKDKQMSIGRKKFNMDPKKGIEYLVENRLLRHDPQDVAHFLYKGEGLNKTAIGDYLGEKNDFNEDVLKAFVALHDFTNLILVQALRQFLWSFRLPGEAQKIDRMMECFAQRYCQLNLDIFTNTDTCYVLSFAIIMLNTSLHNPSVKDKPTVEQFISMNRGINNGGDLPRGLLESLYESIRTEPFKIPQDDGNDLMHTFFNPDKEGWLWKQGGRYKSWKRRWFILNDNCLYYFEYTTDKEPRGIIPLENISVREIHDRSKPHCFELFATGGADIIKACKTDSEGKVVEGKHTVYRMSAATEEDQQEWIKRLTQSISHNPFYDILVQRKKKALSKS; this is translated from the exons caaatcaaagatgaATTGTGCGAAGTTGTCTCGGAAATGGAGGTGCTCGAAGTGCCCGAAGACTGCAAGCATTCCAACAAGGACAAGCAAATGTCCATTGGTCGCAAAAAGTTCAATATGGATCCGAAAAAAG GCATTGAGTATCTCGTGGAGAACCGACTGCTGCGTCACGATCCCCAGGATGTGGCGCATTTCCTCTACAAGGGCGAGGGCCTCAATAAAACGGCCATAG GCGATTACCTCGGCGAAAAGAACGATTTCAACGAGGATGTCCTCAAGGCCTTCGTGGCGCTACACGACTTTACCAATCTCATTCTAGTGCAGGCCCTAAG ACAATTTCTCTGGTCGTTTCGATTGCCCGGCGAGGCGCAGAAGATCGATCGAATGATGGAGTGCTTTGCACAGCGCTACTGCCAGCTAAATCTGGACATCTTCACCAACACGGACACATGCTATGTGCTCAGCTTTGCCATTATAATGCTCAATACATCGCTGCACAATCCATCG GTCAAAGACAAACCCACCGTTGAGCAATTCATCTCGATGAATCGTGGTATCAACAACGGCGGGGACTTGCCCCGCGGCCTGCTGGAGTCCCTCTACGAGTCCATACGCACCGAGCCATTCAAAATACCCCAAGACGATGGCAACGATCTGATGCACACCTTCTTCAACCCCGACAAGGAGGGCTGGCTGTGGAAGCAGGGCGGCAG ATACAAATCGTGGAAGAGACGCTGGTTCATATTGAACGACAATTGCCTCTACTACTTTGAATACACCACCGACAAGGAGCCGCGTGGCATTATACCGCTGGAGAATATATCGGTGCGGGAGATACACGATCGCAGCAAACCGCATTGCTTCGAGCTGTTTGCCACTGGCGGTGCCGATATAATCAAGGCCTGCAAGACTGATTCCGAGGGCAAG GTGGTGGAGGGCAAGCATACCGTGTACCGCATGTCCGCCGCTACGGAGGAGGACCAGCAGGAGTGGATCAAGCGGCTGACGCAGTCGATCAGCCACAATCCGTTCTACGATATCCTAGTACAAAGAAAGAAAAAGGCGCTCAGCAAGAGTTAG